GTACAGGAGCGACATGCCCGCCAACAGAGACGCCAGCTTCGTCGACAACCTCGCCCAGAACGTCGCGGTCCTCTTCCTGGACCGCGTCGAGACCTCACCGCAGGCCGAGGCCTTCCGCTTCCCCGTGGGGGAGGCCTGGGAGTCGGTCACCTGGAAGCAGGCGGGCGAGCGGGTCAGCCGGCTGGCCGCGGGCCTGCTCTCGCTCGGCCTGACCAGCGAGCAGCGCGTCGGCATCGCCTCCGGCACCCGCTACGAGTGGATCCTCGCCGACCTGGCGGTCATGTGCGCCGGGGGTGCGACCACCACGGTCTACCCGACGACCAACGCCGAGGACACCGCCTACATCGTCGGTGACGCCGAGTGCCAGGTGGTCTTCGCCGAGGACGACGAGCAGGTCGCCAAGCTGACCGAGGAGAAGTCCCAGATCCCCACCGTCAAGAAGGTCGTCGTCTTCGACGGCACCACCGACGGTGACTGGCTGATCGGGCTCGACGACCTCGAGAAGCTCGGGGAGGCCTACCTCGCCGAGCACCCCGGTGTGATCGAGGAGACCGCCACGTCGATCGCTCCCGACGCGCTCGCCACCTTGATCTACACCTCCGGCACCACCGGCAAGCCGAAGGGCGTGCGGCTGCTGCACCGTGGGTGGGTCTACGAGGGTGCCGCGATCAAGTCGCAGAACATCCTGCACGAGGACGACCTGCAGTTCCTGTGGCTGCCGATGGCCCACTCCTTCGGCAAGGTGCTGCTCTCCACCCAGCTGGCCTGTGGCTTCGCGACCGCCATCGACGGTCGGGTCGAGAAGATCGTGGACAACCTGGGCGTCGTGAAGCCGACCTTCATGGGTGCCGCGCCGCGCATCTTCGAGAAGGCCCACGCGCGCATCGTGACGATGACCGCCTCCGAAGGCGGCGCCAAGGAGAAGATCTTCCAGCAGGCCTTCAAGGTCGGCATCGAGGTCGACAAGCGCAAGCGCGAGGGCAAGAGCATCCCGCTCGGGCTCAAGATCCAGCACGGCCTGTTCGACAAGCTGGTCTTCTCCAAGGTCCGTGAGCGCTTCGGTGGCCGGGTGAAGTTCTTCATCTCCGGCTCGGCTGCGCTCAACGCCGAGATCGCCGAGTGGTTCCACGCCGCGGGCATCCTCATCCTCGAGGGCTACGGCATGACCGAGAACTCCGCCGGCGCCACCGTGAACCACCCCGACGAGTACAAGATGGGCACGGTCGGCCAGGCCTTCCCCGGGTCCGAGGTCCGCATCGGCGAGGGCGGTGAGGTCCAGCTGCGCGGCCCGCACATCATGGCCGGCTACCACAACCTGCCCGACAAGACCGCCGAGACGCTCACCGAGGACGGCTGGCTGCGCACCGGTGACAAGGGCGAGATCGACGCCGACGGCTTCCTCACCATCACCGGCCGCATCAAGGAGCTGTTCAAGACCTCCGGCGGCAAGTACGTCGCGCCCCCGGCGATCGAGTCGAAGTTCAAGGCGCTGTGCCCCTACGCCAGCCAGTTCATGGTCTTCGGGGCCGAGCGCAACTTCGTCGTCGCGCTGGTGACCCTCGACCCCGACGCGATGGCGGGCTGGGCCGAGGAGAACGGCATGTCTGGCAAGTCCTACACCGAGATCGTCCAGTCCCAGCCGGTCAAGGACATGGTGGCCGGCTACGTCGAGCAGCTCAACGCCAAGCTGAACCGCTGGGAGACGATCAAGAAGTGGGAGATCCTCGACCACGACCTGACCATCGAGTCCGGTGAGCTGACCCCCTCGATGAAGGTCAAGCGCGCGGTCGTCGAGGGCAACAACAAGGACCTGATCGACAGCTTCTACGGCTGAGTCCGCCCGACGCCCCGGTCCGCAGCCGCCGCTGCGGACCGGGGCGTCGTCGCGTCCGGGGCGCGGGGGAGGATGGGGTCCATGCCCTCCTCCCTGCCCGACGGTGACCCGGCCCCCGCGGACGGCTCGCTCCCGCCCGAGGCGCTGGCGGGCATAGGTCAGCGCCCCTTCGGGCTCTACGTGCACGTCCCGTTCTGCGCGGTGCGCTGCGGCTACTGCGACTTCAACACCTACACCGCCGAGGAGCTCGGGCCGGCCACCGTGCCCGGTGCCTCCCGGGCGACGTACGCCGACGCGGCCGTCGCCGAGATCCGCCGCATCCGCGGGGTGCTCGGCGAGCGAGACGTGCGCGTCGACACGGTGTTCCTCGGCGGGGGCACCCCGACCCTGCTGCCGCCCGAGGACCTCGCCTCGGTGCTCGAGGCGGCGCGCGAGGAGCTCGGGCTGGAACCGGACGTGGAGGTGACCACCGAGGCGAACCCCGACTCGGTGACCCCGGAGGGGCTGGCGCGGCTCCGCGAGGCCGGCTTCACCCGGATCTCCTTCGGCATGCAGTCCCAGGTCTCGCACGTCCTGGCGGTCCTCGACCGCACCCACGACCCGCTGCGGGTGCCGCAGGCGGTGACCTGGGCGCGGGAGGCCGGCTTCGAGCAGGTCTCCCTCGACCTGATCTACGGCACGCCGGGGGAGTCGCTGGCCGACTGGGAGACCTCGATCGAGGCGGCGCTGGCCTGCGGGCCCGACCACGTGTCGGCCTACTCCCTGATCGTCGAGGACGGCACGGCGCTGGCCCGCCGCGTGCGCCGCGGCGAGCTGCCGGCCCCCGACGAGGACGACCTCGCCGACAAGTACGAGCTCGCCGACGAGCGGTTCCGGGCCGTCGGGCTGGAGTGGTACGAGGTCTCCAACTGGTCCACCGGTCCCGCGACCCGGTGCCGGCACAACCTGCTCTACTGGACCGGCGCCGACTGGTGGGGTGTGGGCCCGGGCGCCCACAGCCACGTCGGCGGCGTGCGCTGGTGGAACGTCAAGCACCCCGCGGCGTACGCCGAGCGGCTGGCCGCGGGCCGCAGCCCGGCGCTGGCCCGGGAGGTGCTCTCGGCCGAGGACCGGCGGGTCGAGCGCGTGCTGCTGGAGCTGCGGCTGCGCGAGGGGCTGCCGTGTGACGTGCTCGACGGCGACGGCCTGGCCGCCCTCCCGGCCCTGGTCGAGCGAGGGCTGCTGCGGCAGGTGGGGGACCGGCTGGTCCTCACCGACGCCGCCCGGCTGCTCGCCGACGCGGTGGTCCGGGAGCTGTTGTCCTGAGCCAGGTCAGCTGACCAGGCGCAGGGTGAGCGGGTAGCGGTACTCCTCGCCGTTGGCCGAGCGGATGGTGCCGATGAGGGTGAAGACCACCCACAGCACGCCGACGAGGACGAGCAGCAGCAGACCCACGAGCACGAGGACCAGGACGCCGGAGACGACGGCGTAGATCAGCATCGAGACCTGGAAGTTCAGCGACTCCACCGCCTGGCGGCGCACGTAGGGCGACTCGTTGCCCTTGAGCAGCAGCACCAGCAGCGGGCCGAGGAAGGCCAGGGCGACGAAGGCGCCCACGAAGGCCGACCAGTGGGCGGCCGCGCCCCAGGTCTTCTCCTCCCCGGGGGACATCGGCGGGCAACCCCAGCCCCCCGGGCCGGGCATCGGGCCGGGCGTCGGGGGTGGTCCCTGCGGCGGCACCTGGCTCATCGGTCCCCCTGGTCGGTCGTGACGAAGTCGATCAGCTCCTCGACCCTACCCAGCAGGGCCGGCTCGAGGTCGTTGAAGGAGCTGACCCGGCCCAGCACCTGCTTCCACGCCCGGGCGATGTCGGCCTGGTCGCGGTGCGGCCAGCCGAGGTGCTGGCACACGCCCTTCTTCCACTCGATGCTGCGGGGGATGGTCGGCCACGCCTGGAGCCCCAGCCGGTCCGGCTTGACGGCCTGCCAGACGTCGACGAACGGGTGGCCCACGATCAGCACGTGCTTGCCGATCGGCGAGCGGGCGATGCCCTGGGCGATGCGGCTCTCCTTGGAGCCCGCCACGAGGTGGTCGACCAGGACGCCGACCCGGCGGCCCGGGCCCGGGCGGAAGTCGCGCAGGTGGTCGGCGAGGTCGTCGACGCCGCCGAGGTACTCGACGGCCACTCCCTCGACACGCAGGTCGTCGCCCCACACCTTCTCCACCAGCTCGGCGTCGTGGCGACCCTCGACGAAGATCCGGCTGGCACGGGCGACCCGCGCCGTGGTGTCCACCGCGACCGAGCCGGAGGCCGTGCGGGTGGGCTTCGCGGGCCCCTGGCGGGTGACGGGCGCCGTGAGGATCACCGGCTTGCCGTCCAGCAGGAACCCGGGGCCGAGGGGGAAGGTGCGTCGCCGACCTCGACGGTCCTCGAGCGTCAGCACGTCGAGGTCGCGGTCCACCGCCACGATCTCGCCGCAGAAGTCGGCGGTGACCTCCTCGACCACCTCGCCCAGGGTGGCGGGTGCCTCGGTGGCCCGGCCGCGCTTCGGGGCGCGCCAGTCGGTGGAGAGGACGTCGGATCCGTAGCGGTCGCTCACCGGGACAGGCTAGGAAGCCGCGCGGTGCCGACGCGCCAGGCGCGCCGTCGGGCCCGTCCTGCTCGCCCTGCTCGCCCTACTCGGTCTCCTCGGCGGGCCCGCTGGCCTTCTCCCGCCGGTCGGCCATCTCCTCGGCGTCCTTGCCCTCCTCCAGCAGGCCCTCGCCCTCGCCGTCGGGCAGGCCCTCGGCCAAGGGGTTGTCCTCGCCCGGCACCAGGTCGGGCGGGAGCTGCTCGTCGGGGACGCCGGTGCTCTTCTCGGTCTCGTGCTCGGACATGTCCTCGACGCTAGGTCCGGCCGGGGGAGCCGACCTCACCCGGGCGAGCGGTCCTACAGCAGCGGCAGCCGCTTCTGGGAGGCCGGGAGGTGCTGGTAGCCCCGGGTCACGGCGTGGCCCAGGACCGACCGGTCCAGCGGCCACTCGCCCACCTCGAGCGCCTGCTCGACGCGGATCCCGCGCCCCGCGAGGTCGCGGATGGTCTCGGCGACCACCCCGATGTCGGCACGCTGGTCCCTCACGAAGGCCCGGTCGACCGGGGCGCCGTGACCGGGCACCACGACGGTGCGGTCGGTGCACAGCTGCAGGCACACGTCCAGGGCGAGCGGCCACTCCATGGGGAAGCTGTCGGGGCCGTAGGCGGGCGGCGCGGACTCCTCGACCAGGTCGCCGGCGAGCAGCACGTCCGCGTCGGCGATCCGGACGACCAGGTCGCCGGAGGTGTGCCCACGACCGGGGTGCACCAGCTCCAGGACACGGTCGCCGAGGTCCAGCACCGCCGCGGAGGAGAACGGGTGGTCGGGCAGCACGACCGGGCTGGCGTCGACCTCGCCCGGCTCGGCCTCCTCCCCGGCGTACGCCGGACGGTCGGCCGCCCAGGCCTCCAGCTCCTCCACGCACGCCTCGTGCGCGTGCACGGGCACCTCGCCGTAGGCGTCGCGCACGGCGGCGGTGCCGAGCACGTGGTCGTGGTGGGCGTGGGTCGTCACGACGCCCACGACCGCGCCGGCGCCGAGCGAGCGTGCGGTCTCCACGACCTCGCGACCCATCCGGGTCGAGGCGTGGGTGTCGACGACCACGAGTCCCCGCTCCCCGGCGACGTAGGTGACGTTGACGTCGAACCACGCGTGCCGCGCGACCCAGACCCGGTCTGCGACCTCGGTCGGCACGGTGGGGGAGAGGCTCATGACCCCCACCCTAGGAACCGCACGGGTCGCCGCTGCCGGGAGGGGTCACCCCGGGCTAGTAGAGTTGGCACTCGCTGAGATCGAGTGCCAGGAGGATCCAGCGGCAGTCAGCCGTCACCAGCGTCGACCCGGAGGTGGAGCGTGCAGGAGGACCGTCGACTCGCCGTGCTCCGCGCGATCGTCGAGGACTACGTCTCGACCGAGGAGCCGGTGGGCTCCAAGGCGCTGGTCGAGCGGCACGGGCTGGGGGTCTCCCCGGCGACCGTCCGCAACGACATGGCGGTGCTGGAGGAGGAGGGGTACATCACCCAGCCCCACACCAGCGCGGGTCGCGTCCCCACCGACAAGGGCTACCGCCTCTTCGTCGACCGGCTGACCACGGTCAAGCCGCTGTCCTCGGCGGAGAAGCGGGCGATCTCCAGCTTCCTCGACGGTGCGGTCGACCTCGACGACGTGGTGCAGCGCTCCGTGCGCCTACTGTCCCAGCTGACCCGACAGGTCGCGGTCGTGCAGTACCCCACGCTCTCCTCCTCCACCGTGCGGCACGTCGAGCTGGTGGCACTGGCCCCGGAGCGGCTGCTGGTGGTCCTCATCCTCAGCACCGGCCGGGTGGAGCAGCGCCTGGTCGAGCTCGCCGCCCCGCTCGCCGACGACGACCTCGCCGGTCTGCGCAGCCGGCTGCTGCTGGTCGCGACCGGTCAGCGCATCGCCGACGCGGTCGCCGGCCTGCGGGGGATCGTGCCGGTCGACCCCGCCGCCGCCGCACAGCCGGGCGCCGAGGCCACCGGGGCGGTCGTCGAGGCGCTGTGCGAGGCGATGAGCGACCACCGCTCCGACCACCGGGTGGCCGTGGGCGGTGCGGCCAACCTCGCGCGCTACGGCGACAGCTTCGACTCCGCCGTCCGGCCCCTGCTCGAGGCGCTCGAGGAGCACGTCGTGCTGCTCAAGCTGCTCGGGGAGGCGGGCTCCAGCGGCATGGTCACCGTGCGCATCGGCGCGGAGGGCCCCTACGAGGAGCTCGCCTCGACCAGCGTGGTCTCCACCGGCTACGGGCCGGAGGACCAGTCGCTGGCCGCGCTGGGGATCGTCGGCCCCACGCGCATGGACTACCCCGGGACGATGGCCGCGGTACGTGCCGTCGCCCGCTACGTCACCCGCATCCTCGACGAGGCCTGAACGGCCCGTCCCCACCCGCAGACCACCCACAGCAGACGAGTAGGAAGCAACCAGCAGTGAGCCAGGACCTCTACGAGATCCTCGGGGTCTCCCGTGACGCCGACGACGCCGAGCTGAAGAAGGCCTATCGCAGGCTGGCGCGCCAGTACCACCCCGACGTCAACCCCGACCCCGCCGCGCAGGAGAGGTTCGGCGAGGTCTCACGGGCCTACGAGGTGCTCAGCGACCCGCAGAAGCGCGCCGCCTACGACCGCGGCGGCGACCCGTTCGGCGGTGGGGCGGGTGGTTTCGGCCAGGGCGCCGGGTTTTCCTTCACCGACATCATGGACGCCTTCTTCGGAGGCGGTGGTCAGGGCACTGGCACGGGCCGTGGTCCGCGTCCGCGCGTACGCCGCGGGCAGGACGCGCTGATCCGGCTGGAGATCGAGCTCGCCGAGGCGGCCTTCGGGGTCTCCCGGGAGATCAAGGTCGACACGGCCGTGACCTGCTCGGCGTGTGCCGGCGAGGGCGCGGCCCCCGGCTCGCACGCCGTGCCGTGCGAGACCTGCCGCGGCCAGGGCGAGGTCGCCCACGTGCAGCGCTCGTTCCTCGGTGAGATCCGCACGCTGCGTCCCTGCGCCGCCTGCCGCGGCTTCGGCAGCGTCATCCCCGACCCCTGCCGGGAGTGCTCCGGTGACGGCCGGGTCCGCTCGCGTCGCTCGCTGACCGTCAAGATCCCGGCCGGCGTCGACACCGGCACCCGGGTCCAGCTCGCCGAGCAGGGCGAGGTCGGCCCCGGCGGCGGCCCCGCCGGAGACCTGTACGTCGAGATCCACGTCGCCGCCCACCCGGTCTTCAAGCGTCAGGGCGACGACCTGCACTGCACCGTGACGGTGCCGATGACGGCCGCGGCCCTGGGCACCACGATCGAGATGCCCACGCTGGAGGCCGACGTGGTCGAGGGCTCCGAGCAGGTCACCGACCTCGAGACCTCCTTCGAGCTCGACATCCGTCCCGGCACCCAGTCCGGCACCGAGCAGGTGCTGCGCGGGCGCGGGGTCCCCGGTCTGCGCGGTGGTCGCGGCGACCTGGTCGTCACCATCGCCGTGGAGACGCCGACCCGGCTCGACGCCCGGCAGGAGGAGCTGCTCCACGAGCTGGCGGCGCTGCGTGGCGAGGAGTCGCCCGAGGGGTCGGTCAAGCCGGGCGCCAAGTCGGTCTTCGGGCGCCTGCGCGACGCGTTCAACCACTGATCCCCACCGCCGAAGCAGGTCCACGATGTCCCTCCCGGTCCACCTGGTGCCCTCCCTGGAGGGCGTGGGCGTCGGCGCCACGGTGGTCGTCGAGGGCGACGAGGCGCACCACGCCGTCGCCGTACGACGCCTGCGCGTCGGCGAGAGCCTCGTGCTGACCGACGGCCTCGGTCGCTCGGCCGTGGGCGAGGTCGCCTCGACCGGCAAGCGGCGCCTCGACGTCGCGGTGCGCGAGACCGCGTCCGACCCGGAGCCCGCTCCGGCGGTCACCGTGGTCCAGGCGCTGCCCAAGGGCGACCGCGGGGAGCTCGCCGTGGAGGTCCTCACCGAGGTGGGGGCGGCGCGGATCGTCCCGTGGGCCGCCTCCCGCTCGGTGGCGGTCTGGAAGGGCGAGCGGGCGGAGAAGGGGCTCTCCAAGTGGCGCGCCACGGCCCGGGAGGCCGCCAAGCAGGCGCGCCGCACCTGGCACCCGCAGGTGGATCCGTTGGCGAGCACCGACCGGGTCGTCGACCTCGTCGCCGCTGCCCACCTGGCCGTCGTGCTCCACGAGGAGGCGACGGCGTCGCTGGCCGGGCTCGAGGTGCCGCCGGCGGGCTCGGTGCTCGTCGTGGTCGGTCCCGAGGGCGGGGTCGCCCCCGAGGAGCTGGCGGCCCTGACCGCAGCGGGCGCCGTCAGCGTGCGCCTGGGGGCCGAGGTGCTGCGCACGTCGACGGCCGGCGTGGCCGCCGTGGCCGCGTTGCTGTCGCGCACGCCCCGGTGGGGCTGAGGTCCTCCGCCGGTCCGCCGCCCGTCCTCAGCCGACGGTGATCTCCTTGGTGTCGAACATCGGCGGGTTGCCCTCGCCGCCGGAGGGGTCGTCGGTCATGGCGATGAAGGTGTAGGTGCCCGGCGCCAGGTCCGAGACGTCCACCTCGGTCTGCCAGGGGTAGAGCGCGTCCATCCAGCCCTCCGCGGTCGCGAAGCCCCGGGCCACGACGGCGTCGGAGGAGTCGCGGACCTCCCACGGGACGGTGGCCTCGAACGAGGAGGCCACACCGCTGGCGGTGAAGGTGCCGGGGACCTCGGCGCCCTGCTCGGGCGAGGTGATGTTGACGAGGTTGAGCACGTCGAGCTGGTCGGCGTTCGCCACCCCGTCGGCGGT
This genomic window from Nocardioides marinus contains:
- a CDS encoding AMP-dependent synthetase/ligase, yielding MPANRDASFVDNLAQNVAVLFLDRVETSPQAEAFRFPVGEAWESVTWKQAGERVSRLAAGLLSLGLTSEQRVGIASGTRYEWILADLAVMCAGGATTTVYPTTNAEDTAYIVGDAECQVVFAEDDEQVAKLTEEKSQIPTVKKVVVFDGTTDGDWLIGLDDLEKLGEAYLAEHPGVIEETATSIAPDALATLIYTSGTTGKPKGVRLLHRGWVYEGAAIKSQNILHEDDLQFLWLPMAHSFGKVLLSTQLACGFATAIDGRVEKIVDNLGVVKPTFMGAAPRIFEKAHARIVTMTASEGGAKEKIFQQAFKVGIEVDKRKREGKSIPLGLKIQHGLFDKLVFSKVRERFGGRVKFFISGSAALNAEIAEWFHAAGILILEGYGMTENSAGATVNHPDEYKMGTVGQAFPGSEVRIGEGGEVQLRGPHIMAGYHNLPDKTAETLTEDGWLRTGDKGEIDADGFLTITGRIKELFKTSGGKYVAPPAIESKFKALCPYASQFMVFGAERNFVVALVTLDPDAMAGWAEENGMSGKSYTEIVQSQPVKDMVAGYVEQLNAKLNRWETIKKWEILDHDLTIESGELTPSMKVKRAVVEGNNKDLIDSFYG
- the hemW gene encoding radical SAM family heme chaperone HemW gives rise to the protein MPSSLPDGDPAPADGSLPPEALAGIGQRPFGLYVHVPFCAVRCGYCDFNTYTAEELGPATVPGASRATYADAAVAEIRRIRGVLGERDVRVDTVFLGGGTPTLLPPEDLASVLEAAREELGLEPDVEVTTEANPDSVTPEGLARLREAGFTRISFGMQSQVSHVLAVLDRTHDPLRVPQAVTWAREAGFEQVSLDLIYGTPGESLADWETSIEAALACGPDHVSAYSLIVEDGTALARRVRRGELPAPDEDDLADKYELADERFRAVGLEWYEVSNWSTGPATRCRHNLLYWTGADWWGVGPGAHSHVGGVRWWNVKHPAAYAERLAAGRSPALAREVLSAEDRRVERVLLELRLREGLPCDVLDGDGLAALPALVERGLLRQVGDRLVLTDAARLLADAVVRELLS
- a CDS encoding DUF4870 domain-containing protein; translation: MSQVPPQGPPPTPGPMPGPGGWGCPPMSPGEEKTWGAAAHWSAFVGAFVALAFLGPLLVLLLKGNESPYVRRQAVESLNFQVSMLIYAVVSGVLVLVLVGLLLLVLVGVLWVVFTLIGTIRSANGEEYRYPLTLRLVS
- a CDS encoding DUF3097 family protein; the encoded protein is MSDRYGSDVLSTDWRAPKRGRATEAPATLGEVVEEVTADFCGEIVAVDRDLDVLTLEDRRGRRRTFPLGPGFLLDGKPVILTAPVTRQGPAKPTRTASGSVAVDTTARVARASRIFVEGRHDAELVEKVWGDDLRVEGVAVEYLGGVDDLADHLRDFRPGPGRRVGVLVDHLVAGSKESRIAQGIARSPIGKHVLIVGHPFVDVWQAVKPDRLGLQAWPTIPRSIEWKKGVCQHLGWPHRDQADIARAWKQVLGRVSSFNDLEPALLGRVEELIDFVTTDQGDR
- a CDS encoding MBL fold metallo-hydrolase, translated to MSLSPTVPTEVADRVWVARHAWFDVNVTYVAGERGLVVVDTHASTRMGREVVETARSLGAGAVVGVVTTHAHHDHVLGTAAVRDAYGEVPVHAHEACVEELEAWAADRPAYAGEEAEPGEVDASPVVLPDHPFSSAAVLDLGDRVLELVHPGRGHTSGDLVVRIADADVLLAGDLVEESAPPAYGPDSFPMEWPLALDVCLQLCTDRTVVVPGHGAPVDRAFVRDQRADIGVVAETIRDLAGRGIRVEQALEVGEWPLDRSVLGHAVTRGYQHLPASQKRLPLL
- the hrcA gene encoding heat-inducible transcriptional repressor HrcA: MQEDRRLAVLRAIVEDYVSTEEPVGSKALVERHGLGVSPATVRNDMAVLEEEGYITQPHTSAGRVPTDKGYRLFVDRLTTVKPLSSAEKRAISSFLDGAVDLDDVVQRSVRLLSQLTRQVAVVQYPTLSSSTVRHVELVALAPERLLVVLILSTGRVEQRLVELAAPLADDDLAGLRSRLLLVATGQRIADAVAGLRGIVPVDPAAAAQPGAEATGAVVEALCEAMSDHRSDHRVAVGGAANLARYGDSFDSAVRPLLEALEEHVVLLKLLGEAGSSGMVTVRIGAEGPYEELASTSVVSTGYGPEDQSLAALGIVGPTRMDYPGTMAAVRAVARYVTRILDEA
- the dnaJ gene encoding molecular chaperone DnaJ, which gives rise to MSQDLYEILGVSRDADDAELKKAYRRLARQYHPDVNPDPAAQERFGEVSRAYEVLSDPQKRAAYDRGGDPFGGGAGGFGQGAGFSFTDIMDAFFGGGGQGTGTGRGPRPRVRRGQDALIRLEIELAEAAFGVSREIKVDTAVTCSACAGEGAAPGSHAVPCETCRGQGEVAHVQRSFLGEIRTLRPCAACRGFGSVIPDPCRECSGDGRVRSRRSLTVKIPAGVDTGTRVQLAEQGEVGPGGGPAGDLYVEIHVAAHPVFKRQGDDLHCTVTVPMTAAALGTTIEMPTLEADVVEGSEQVTDLETSFELDIRPGTQSGTEQVLRGRGVPGLRGGRGDLVVTIAVETPTRLDARQEELLHELAALRGEESPEGSVKPGAKSVFGRLRDAFNH
- a CDS encoding 16S rRNA (uracil(1498)-N(3))-methyltransferase; this translates as MSLPVHLVPSLEGVGVGATVVVEGDEAHHAVAVRRLRVGESLVLTDGLGRSAVGEVASTGKRRLDVAVRETASDPEPAPAVTVVQALPKGDRGELAVEVLTEVGAARIVPWAASRSVAVWKGERAEKGLSKWRATAREAAKQARRTWHPQVDPLASTDRVVDLVAAAHLAVVLHEEATASLAGLEVPPAGSVLVVVGPEGGVAPEELAALTAAGAVSVRLGAEVLRTSTAGVAAVAALLSRTPRWG